The following are encoded in a window of Ferribacterium limneticum genomic DNA:
- a CDS encoding DUF3820 family protein: protein MNPEDLLLLVTRAMPFGKHKGTLIADLPGNYLNWFAREGFPPGEIGRLLALMQEIDHNGLSDLLKPLRRP, encoded by the coding sequence ATGAACCCCGAAGACCTGCTCCTCCTCGTCACCCGCGCCATGCCCTTCGGCAAGCACAAAGGCACGCTGATCGCCGACCTGCCCGGAAACTACCTCAACTGGTTCGCCCGCGAAGGTTTCCCGCCCGGCGAAATCGGCCGCCTGCTGGCGCTCATGCAGGAAATCGACCACAACGGGCTGTCGGATTTGCTGAAACCCTTGCGCCGGCCTTAG
- a CDS encoding MFS transporter → MQNPVLIIVIAQLFGTSLWFSANSAADDLTRAWGIAPADIGTLTNAVQLGFILGTLTFAISGLADRFAASRIFAVCAVLGAVCNGAFALLADGMASAVPLRFAVGFCLAGVYPLGMKLVVSWVPERAGAALAQLVGMLTLGTALPHGIRLAGAGWSWQATILVSSFLALLASAMIFRLGDGPHLKRRHGAPPLRLGQVFYAYATREFRASALGYFGHMWELYAFWTLTPALIILSGLAEAGSRQLSGLAFAIIGVGALGCLFGGWWSQRIGSARVAAVALAGSAICCALFPLTGDWPAAARIALLLLWGATVVADSPHFSALSARACPPEIVGSALAFQNSIGFAITMFSIQLGTAWIADWGMSIAWLLLPGPLLGLVGLYPLWRSAR, encoded by the coding sequence ATGCAAAACCCCGTCCTCATCATCGTCATCGCCCAACTGTTCGGCACCTCGCTGTGGTTTTCCGCCAACAGCGCGGCCGACGACCTGACCCGCGCCTGGGGCATCGCGCCAGCGGACATCGGTACGCTGACCAACGCCGTGCAACTCGGCTTCATCCTCGGCACGCTGACCTTCGCCATCTCCGGTCTGGCCGACCGCTTCGCCGCGAGCCGCATCTTCGCCGTCTGCGCCGTGCTCGGCGCCGTCTGCAACGGCGCCTTTGCCCTGCTCGCCGATGGCATGGCCTCGGCTGTGCCGCTGCGTTTCGCCGTCGGCTTCTGTCTGGCCGGCGTCTACCCGCTGGGCATGAAACTGGTCGTCAGTTGGGTGCCAGAGCGGGCCGGTGCCGCGCTTGCCCAGCTGGTCGGCATGCTGACGTTGGGCACGGCCCTGCCGCACGGCATCCGGCTGGCCGGGGCGGGGTGGTCGTGGCAGGCGACTATCCTGGTGTCGTCGTTTCTCGCGTTACTGGCCTCGGCCATGATCTTCCGGCTCGGCGACGGGCCGCATCTAAAACGTCGGCATGGTGCGCCACCGCTGCGCCTGGGGCAGGTTTTCTACGCATACGCTACCCGCGAATTCCGCGCTTCCGCCCTCGGCTATTTCGGCCATATGTGGGAGCTCTACGCCTTCTGGACGCTGACCCCGGCGCTCATCATCCTGAGCGGCCTGGCCGAGGCGGGTAGCCGCCAGCTTTCCGGGCTGGCCTTCGCCATCATCGGCGTCGGCGCGCTCGGTTGCCTGTTCGGCGGCTGGTGGAGCCAGCGCATTGGCAGCGCGCGTGTGGCGGCTGTCGCCCTGGCAGGCTCGGCCATCTGCTGCGCGCTTTTTCCGCTGACCGGCGACTGGCCGGCCGCTGCCAGGATCGCCTTGTTGCTCCTCTGGGGCGCCACGGTCGTCGCCGATTCGCCGCATTTTTCGGCACTCTCGGCCCGTGCCTGTCCGCCGGAAATCGTTGGCAGCGCGCTGGCCTTTCAAAACTCCATCGGCTTCGCCATCACGATGTTCTCCATCCAGCTCGGCACGGCGTGGATAGCCGACTGGGGCATGAGCATCGCCTGGCTGCTGCTGCCCGGGCCGCTGCTCGGCTTGGTCGGTCTTTACCCGCTCTGGCGTTCAGCGCGCTGA
- the greB gene encoding transcription elongation factor GreB: MNKAFVRESDSDDEEDLSPSLKLPPGTRNYITPAGHARLKDELEHLVKRERPHVVEVVAWAASNGDRSENGDYIYGKRRLREIDRRIRFLTKRIESAEIVDPLRQGDNDQIFFGARVTIADPDGVENTYTIVGVDETDVSQGRISWISPLARALIKSRQGDSIRFQSPLGVREIDIVEVFYGVID; the protein is encoded by the coding sequence ATGAACAAGGCGTTTGTGCGGGAGAGTGATAGCGACGATGAAGAGGATCTTTCGCCCTCGTTGAAGCTTCCTCCGGGAACGCGCAACTATATTACGCCGGCTGGTCATGCCCGATTGAAAGACGAGCTTGAGCATCTGGTCAAACGTGAGCGCCCTCATGTTGTCGAAGTGGTTGCCTGGGCTGCATCGAATGGCGACCGTTCCGAAAATGGCGACTATATATATGGCAAGCGGCGCCTGCGGGAGATTGATCGCCGCATCCGCTTCCTGACCAAGCGCATCGAAAGCGCAGAAATTGTCGATCCGCTGCGCCAGGGCGATAACGATCAGATATTTTTTGGTGCGAGGGTAACAATTGCAGATCCAGATGGCGTCGAGAATACCTATACGATCGTCGGTGTGGATGAAACCGATGTCTCGCAGGGGCGTATTAGCTGGATTTCTCCTCTGGCGCGTGCCTTGATCAAGTCACGACAAGGCGATTCAATCCGATTTCAGAGCCCGTTGGGCGTGCGAGAGATTGATATTGTTGAAGTTTTCTACGGTGTAATTGACTGA
- a CDS encoding sulfite exporter TauE/SafE family protein, producing the protein MILALSLALPLLIGAALGLAGGIFGIGGGIIAIPVMTGLFGMDQKLAQGTALVMMVPNLSIALWRYCERQPLPKLRTALLVLCAVTATALTAHYASSLASSQLRRYFGAFLLWLAINSLWSLRAGRSNWSFALPERLIPLVGLIGGTCQGLISIGGGMITPPILVTFFRQMQAMAQGFAIALVMPSSIVALLTFANAGLVDWKMGVLFALGGALTVSNGVRIAHRLPERRLRIAFALMLVATALWMICHG; encoded by the coding sequence ATGATCCTCGCCCTGAGCCTTGCCTTGCCCCTGCTCATCGGTGCCGCCCTGGGGCTTGCCGGTGGCATCTTCGGCATTGGCGGCGGCATCATCGCCATTCCCGTGATGACCGGGCTGTTCGGTATGGACCAGAAACTGGCGCAAGGCACGGCGCTGGTCATGATGGTGCCCAACCTGAGCATTGCTCTGTGGCGTTATTGCGAGCGTCAGCCGCTGCCAAAGTTGCGCACGGCGTTGCTGGTGCTCTGCGCGGTGACGGCAACGGCCTTGACGGCGCACTACGCGAGCAGCCTGGCCTCCAGCCAGTTGCGGCGCTATTTCGGCGCCTTCCTGCTCTGGCTGGCCATCAACAGCCTGTGGTCTCTGCGGGCCGGGCGCTCGAACTGGTCGTTCGCGTTACCGGAACGGCTGATTCCGCTGGTCGGCCTGATCGGTGGTACCTGTCAGGGCCTGATCAGCATCGGTGGCGGCATGATCACGCCGCCCATCCTGGTCACCTTTTTCCGGCAGATGCAGGCCATGGCCCAGGGCTTCGCCATCGCTCTGGTCATGCCTAGTTCCATCGTTGCCTTACTGACCTTTGCGAATGCCGGACTGGTCGACTGGAAGATGGGTGTGTTGTTCGCGCTGGGTGGTGCGCTGACCGTTTCCAACGGTGTCCGTATCGCCCATCGTCTGCCGGAGCGCCGCCTGCGTATCGCTTTCGCGCTGATGCTCGTCGCTACCGCGCTATGGATGATCTGCCACGGCTGA
- the htpG gene encoding molecular chaperone HtpG, producing the protein MSESATANANRETLGFQAEVKQLLQLMIHSLYSNKEIFLRELVSNASDACDKLRFEALNNSALYGDDGDLKIRIAFDKDARTITISDNGIGLSRDEAVEHLGTIAKSGTKEFFSALTGDQAKDAHLIGQFGVGFYSSFIIADKVTVVSRRAGVEANQAVCWESGGEGDYTVEMVEKATRGTDVILHLREGEDEFLGGWKLKSIIRKYSDHITLPIVMKKEDWKDGEQVMTDEDETVNQANALWVRAKSDITDEQYKEFYKHVAHDFEDPLAWTHARVEGKQEYTQLLYIPARAPFDLWDRNARHGIKLYVRRVFIMDDAEQLMPLYMRFVRGVVDSSDLPLNVSREILQQSKDIDGIRSGCTRKVLGMLEDMAENDKDNYTKFWEAFGAVLKEGVGEDHANKEKIAGLIRFASTHNDTPEQNVSLADYIGRMKEGQEKIYFVTADTFNAAKNSPHLEIFRKKGIEVLLLSDRVDEWVVGHLTEFDGKHLQSVAKGGLDLGKLEDEAEKQEAEKAADEYKELLEKVKTSLGDKVKDVRVTYRLTDSPSCLVSDEHDPSGNLARLMKAAGQPMPNSKPILEINPQHPAVMRLKYEENRFDDWAALLFEQATLAEGGQLDDPAGFVKRINDLMMALSAK; encoded by the coding sequence ATGTCCGAGTCTGCAACCGCGAACGCAAATCGCGAAACCCTGGGTTTCCAGGCTGAAGTAAAGCAACTGCTGCAACTGATGATCCACTCCTTGTACAGCAACAAGGAAATTTTTCTGCGCGAGCTGGTTTCCAATGCTTCTGATGCCTGCGACAAGCTGCGTTTTGAAGCGCTGAACAACAGTGCGCTGTACGGTGATGATGGCGATCTGAAGATTCGTATCGCCTTCGACAAAGATGCCCGTACGATCACCATTTCTGACAATGGTATTGGCCTGTCGCGCGACGAAGCGGTCGAGCATCTCGGCACTATCGCCAAGTCCGGGACCAAGGAGTTTTTCTCCGCTCTGACCGGTGACCAGGCCAAGGATGCACACCTGATCGGCCAGTTTGGCGTCGGCTTCTACTCGTCTTTCATCATTGCCGACAAGGTCACGGTGGTTTCCCGCCGCGCCGGCGTCGAGGCCAATCAGGCTGTTTGCTGGGAATCAGGCGGCGAAGGTGATTACACGGTAGAGATGGTCGAGAAAGCCACGCGCGGTACCGATGTGATCCTGCATCTGCGCGAAGGCGAGGACGAATTCCTCGGCGGCTGGAAGCTGAAGTCGATCATTCGCAAGTACTCTGACCACATCACTTTGCCTATCGTGATGAAAAAAGAGGACTGGAAGGACGGCGAGCAGGTGATGACCGATGAAGACGAAACGGTCAACCAGGCCAACGCGCTGTGGGTTCGCGCCAAGTCGGATATCACCGACGAGCAGTACAAGGAGTTCTACAAGCACGTCGCCCACGACTTCGAAGATCCGCTGGCCTGGACGCATGCCCGCGTCGAGGGCAAGCAGGAATACACGCAGTTGCTCTACATTCCGGCCCGTGCACCGTTCGATCTGTGGGATCGCAATGCCCGCCATGGCATCAAGCTCTACGTGCGCCGCGTTTTCATCATGGATGATGCTGAGCAGTTGATGCCGCTTTACATGCGCTTCGTGCGCGGGGTGGTCGATTCGTCCGATCTGCCGCTCAACGTCTCGCGTGAAATCTTGCAGCAGAGCAAGGATATCGACGGCATCCGCAGCGGTTGTACGCGCAAGGTGCTGGGCATGCTGGAAGATATGGCCGAGAACGACAAGGATAACTACACCAAGTTCTGGGAAGCCTTTGGCGCTGTGCTCAAGGAAGGTGTTGGCGAGGATCATGCCAACAAGGAAAAGATCGCCGGCCTGATTCGTTTTGCCTCAACGCACAACGACACACCCGAGCAAAACGTTTCCCTGGCCGACTACATTGGCCGCATGAAGGAAGGACAGGAGAAGATTTACTTCGTCACGGCCGATACCTTCAACGCCGCCAAGAACAGCCCGCACCTCGAAATCTTCCGCAAGAAGGGCATCGAAGTGCTGCTGCTTTCGGATCGCGTTGACGAATGGGTCGTTGGTCACCTGACCGAGTTTGACGGCAAGCACCTGCAATCCGTCGCCAAGGGCGGTCTGGATCTGGGCAAGCTGGAAGATGAAGCCGAGAAGCAGGAAGCCGAAAAGGCTGCCGACGAGTACAAGGAATTGCTCGAGAAGGTGAAAACCTCACTCGGCGACAAGGTGAAGGACGTTCGAGTCACCTATCGTCTGACTGATTCCCCGTCCTGCCTGGTGTCTGACGAGCATGATCCGTCCGGCAACCTGGCGCGCCTGATGAAGGCGGCTGGTCAGCCGATGCCGAACTCGAAGCCTATCCTCGAAATCAACCCGCAACATCCAGCGGTCATGCGCCTGAAGTACGAGGAAAACCGTTTCGATGATTGGGCGGCGTTGTTGTTCGAACAGGCGACGCTGGCCGAAGGTGGTCAGCTGGACGATCCGGCCGGTTTCGTCAAACGCATCAACGATCTGATGATGGCGCTGTCCGCCAAGTAA
- a CDS encoding LysR family transcriptional regulator, protein MSSELAFFSLLVQQGSLARAARELGLTGPAVSHRLAQLEQRLGVRLLTRTTRRMSLTPEGELYLAESRRILGEIEALEQTLTRTRAEPRGLLRIHATYGFGRRQLAPAVSDFVRQYPAVDIQLTLGDQAVMPGDQSFDIAIRFGEPPEARVVARKIASNQRYLFASPSYLARRGQPLDPDDLGSHDCIVIREGSGAFGTWTLCAGKQCRNVKVSSKLSTNHGEVAVDWALDGHGILLRSLWDTAAELRAGRLVRVLPEWSGSPADIYALYPQRLNLSAKVRVFLDFLTERFAAYRSATNSNAQLPW, encoded by the coding sequence ATGTCATCCGAACTTGCTTTCTTCAGCTTGCTTGTCCAGCAAGGCAGCCTGGCCCGGGCTGCCCGCGAGCTCGGCCTGACCGGCCCTGCCGTCAGCCATCGCCTTGCCCAGCTCGAACAGCGCCTGGGCGTTCGCCTGCTGACGCGGACGACGCGCCGGATGAGCCTGACGCCGGAGGGCGAGCTCTACCTGGCCGAAAGCCGGCGTATCCTCGGTGAAATCGAGGCACTGGAGCAGACACTGACCCGCACCCGGGCCGAGCCGCGCGGCCTGCTGCGCATCCATGCCACTTACGGTTTCGGCCGCCGGCAACTGGCGCCAGCCGTGTCCGACTTCGTCCGCCAATACCCGGCTGTCGACATCCAGCTCACCCTCGGCGATCAGGCCGTCATGCCGGGCGACCAGAGCTTCGATATCGCCATCCGCTTTGGCGAACCACCGGAGGCGCGCGTCGTCGCCCGCAAGATCGCCTCCAATCAGCGCTACCTGTTTGCCTCGCCGTCCTACCTCGCCCGCCGCGGTCAGCCGCTCGACCCGGACGATCTGGGCAGCCATGACTGCATCGTCATTCGCGAAGGCAGTGGCGCCTTCGGCACGTGGACGCTGTGTGCCGGCAAGCAGTGCCGCAACGTGAAAGTAAGCAGCAAGCTCAGCACCAATCACGGCGAGGTGGCTGTCGACTGGGCGCTCGACGGCCATGGCATCCTGCTCCGCTCATTGTGGGACACGGCAGCCGAGCTGCGCGCCGGCCGGCTGGTCCGCGTATTGCCGGAATGGTCGGGCAGCCCGGCCGACATTTACGCCCTGTACCCGCAGCGCCTGAACCTGTCGGCCAAGGTGCGGGTGTTTCTTGATTTCCTGACTGAACGCTTCGCTGCCTACCGCAGCGCCACCAACAGCAACGCCCAATTACCCTGGTAA
- a CDS encoding sigma-54-dependent Fis family transcriptional regulator, translating into MTPNSNLLIPRIGDESAVASSWERFLENRPLPGVGVRNVVLDSWRRSRSEAVDPGIGSAPTANGDKIHLLRARSHDLYEAAKPVLETLREILRESGTLIMLSDPSGTILDLNGETRARDAGEQINLAPGGCWSEDLIGTNAIGTTIATHQPVQIYASEHYCIDVKHWTCAAAPILDPLCRNLLGVVDVSGVKETFHGHTLGLVISAAKQIEGILARRDAELHGRLLEHAMDGFSRYGNDCVVLFDQRGRIVKTSGSMQQAREMYGVRLPFEVGSQLTALDFAVHPDERIRQTPLWLRPEWLHPVRSRDGDLGTLLVIPIGTPARQAVSIPSPASKATDEVFAEIIGTSQAISTAKARARRIAPLDLPVLLLGETGAGKEIFARAIHKASSKPEGPFIAVNCGALTRELLASELFGYSEGAFTGARRGGLPGKFEQADGGTLFLDEIGEMPLDMQPHLLRVLQDGVVVRLGDTKERKVAVRIIAATNRDLQTDSSTGRFREDLFHRLCVVSLHLPPLRERPEDTEAIIGYLNQRLARKYGCPPKSLAPEVLHHLLRYRWPGNIRELQNVFEAMFALSDGNRIDGSLLPPHIAGAAVDAVLARGEVTPAIAAGRLAEMERAAINTAVANSHGNLSMAARNLGISRSTLYVKLAAMRELPAAG; encoded by the coding sequence GTGACCCCCAACAGCAATCTTCTTATTCCGCGAATCGGCGACGAGTCAGCCGTCGCCAGTTCATGGGAACGATTCCTCGAGAACCGGCCACTGCCCGGGGTCGGCGTGCGCAATGTGGTCCTCGACTCCTGGCGGCGCAGCCGTTCTGAGGCCGTCGATCCAGGCATCGGCAGCGCCCCGACGGCCAATGGTGACAAGATTCACCTGTTGCGGGCGCGCTCGCATGATCTCTACGAGGCGGCCAAGCCAGTGCTCGAAACGCTACGTGAAATCCTGCGCGAGTCAGGCACGCTGATCATGCTCAGCGACCCGAGCGGGACCATTCTCGACCTAAATGGCGAAACCCGTGCCCGCGATGCTGGCGAACAGATCAACCTGGCACCCGGCGGTTGCTGGAGCGAAGACCTGATCGGCACCAATGCCATTGGCACGACCATAGCCACGCACCAGCCGGTGCAAATCTACGCCAGCGAGCACTACTGCATCGACGTCAAGCACTGGACCTGTGCCGCTGCCCCCATCCTCGACCCGCTGTGCAGGAACCTGCTAGGCGTCGTCGACGTCTCTGGCGTCAAGGAAACCTTCCATGGCCATACGCTGGGCCTGGTCATTTCAGCCGCCAAGCAGATCGAAGGTATCCTGGCGCGGCGCGATGCCGAATTGCATGGCCGCCTGCTCGAGCACGCCATGGATGGCTTCAGCCGCTATGGCAACGATTGCGTCGTCCTGTTCGACCAGCGCGGCCGTATCGTCAAAACCAGCGGCAGCATGCAACAGGCCCGCGAAATGTACGGTGTGCGCCTGCCTTTCGAGGTCGGCAGCCAGCTAACTGCCCTCGATTTCGCTGTCCATCCCGATGAGCGCATCCGCCAGACGCCACTCTGGCTGCGCCCGGAATGGCTGCACCCGGTACGTTCCCGCGATGGTGACCTCGGCACCTTGCTGGTCATCCCGATTGGCACGCCGGCTCGACAAGCGGTCAGCATCCCCTCCCCGGCGAGCAAAGCGACTGACGAAGTCTTTGCCGAGATCATCGGCACCAGCCAGGCCATTTCGACAGCGAAAGCCCGGGCCAGAAGAATCGCACCGCTTGATCTGCCCGTCCTGTTGCTCGGCGAAACTGGCGCCGGCAAGGAGATTTTTGCCCGCGCCATTCACAAGGCGAGCAGCAAACCGGAAGGGCCTTTCATCGCTGTCAATTGCGGCGCCCTGACCCGCGAGCTGCTGGCCAGTGAATTGTTCGGCTATAGCGAAGGCGCCTTTACCGGCGCCCGCCGCGGCGGGCTGCCCGGCAAGTTCGAACAGGCCGACGGCGGCACCCTTTTCCTCGATGAAATCGGCGAAATGCCGCTCGACATGCAGCCTCATCTCTTGCGTGTGCTGCAGGATGGCGTGGTCGTCCGGCTGGGCGACACCAAGGAACGCAAAGTGGCGGTGCGCATCATTGCCGCGACCAATCGCGACCTGCAAACGGATTCCAGCACCGGCCGCTTCCGCGAAGATCTTTTCCACCGGCTCTGCGTCGTGAGCCTGCATCTGCCGCCCTTGCGCGAGCGCCCGGAGGATACCGAAGCGATCATCGGCTACCTCAACCAGCGCCTGGCCCGCAAATACGGCTGCCCACCGAAGAGCCTGGCCCCAGAAGTCTTGCACCATCTGCTGCGCTATCGCTGGCCGGGAAATATCCGCGAATTGCAGAATGTCTTCGAAGCCATGTTTGCGCTAAGCGATGGCAATCGTATCGATGGCAGCCTGCTCCCGCCGCATATTGCCGGTGCGGCGGTTGATGCGGTGCTGGCACGTGGTGAGGTAACGCCGGCCATCGCAGCCGGCCGCCTGGCTGAAATGGAGCGGGCCGCAATCAATACCGCAGTTGCCAACAGCCACGGCAACCTGTCGATGGCTGCACGAAACCTGGGCATTTCTCGCAGCACGCTCTACGTCAAACTGGCCGCCATGCGCGAGTTACCGGCGGCAGGGTAG
- a CDS encoding M48 metallopeptidase family protein: protein MSKPVSPNYLAGYPAHLTESVQRLIEQDQLGKVLRQKYPEVHQVRTDKALYDYVQEIKATYLRNAPQPSKVAFDGKLQTLQKALGIHSRIARVQGGKLKSKREIHVASIFREMPPEFLRMIVVHEISHLKEPEHDKAFYQLCQHMEPNYFQLEFDLRAYLCHLAAGGPPLWVAEVSAGNS, encoded by the coding sequence ATGTCCAAACCTGTCTCGCCCAACTATCTCGCCGGCTACCCCGCGCACCTGACGGAATCGGTGCAGCGGCTGATCGAACAGGATCAGCTCGGGAAAGTGCTGCGCCAAAAGTATCCGGAAGTGCATCAGGTACGCACCGACAAGGCCCTCTATGACTACGTTCAGGAGATCAAGGCGACGTATTTGCGCAACGCGCCGCAGCCGAGCAAGGTGGCCTTCGACGGCAAGTTGCAGACATTGCAAAAAGCGCTGGGCATTCACAGCCGGATCGCCCGCGTCCAGGGTGGCAAGCTCAAAAGCAAGCGCGAAATCCACGTTGCCAGCATTTTCCGCGAGATGCCGCCGGAGTTTTTGCGCATGATCGTCGTCCATGAAATTTCCCACCTCAAGGAACCGGAGCACGACAAGGCGTTCTATCAGCTGTGCCAGCACATGGAGCCGAATTACTTCCAGCTCGAATTCGACCTGCGCGCCTACCTCTGCCATCTTGCTGCAGGCGGCCCGCCGTTGTGGGTGGCCGAGGTTTCTGCGGGAAACTCGTAA
- the dbpA gene encoding ATP-dependent RNA helicase DbpA, which yields MSETTAASQAFNTLPLAPAMLANLAQLEYLSMTPIQAASLPLALAGNDLIAQAKTGSGKTAAFGLALLNRLNTSRFAVQAMVLCPTRELADQVTQEIRRLARFEENIKVLSLVGGSTLRNQANSLENGVHIVVGTPGRIMDHMERGYLKLDELNTLVLDEADRMLDMGFHDDIAFVAKRCPTQRQTLLFSATYPEGIAQLAKQFLRQPQEVKLLEQHEETKIRQRFYEVKDDERLDAVVRLLKHYRPVSTLAFCNTKQQCRDLVNVLRHAGIHALTLNGDLEQRERDQVLIQFANRSCSVLVATDVAARGLDIDQLEAVINVDVTPDPEIHIHRIGRTGRGDEEGWALSLCSSGDRRRVATIAEMMKCKLDVLDLKTVEVTDDSPLVPPMSTLLMLGGRKDKIRPGDVMGALAGEAGLTREQVGKITVTDQSTYVAVARAVAKETVRKLSAGKVKGKTVKVRILTN from the coding sequence ATGAGCGAAACTACTGCGGCCAGCCAGGCTTTCAACACGCTGCCCTTGGCGCCGGCCATGCTGGCCAATCTGGCGCAGCTTGAATATCTGAGCATGACGCCGATCCAGGCCGCCAGCCTGCCGCTGGCCCTAGCCGGCAACGACCTGATCGCCCAGGCCAAGACCGGTAGCGGCAAGACCGCTGCCTTCGGCCTGGCGCTGCTCAATCGCCTGAATACCAGCCGTTTTGCCGTACAGGCGATGGTGCTTTGCCCGACGCGCGAACTGGCCGATCAGGTGACGCAGGAAATCCGTCGTCTGGCCCGCTTCGAAGAGAACATCAAGGTACTTTCGCTGGTTGGCGGCTCGACGCTGCGCAATCAGGCGAACAGTCTGGAAAACGGTGTGCATATCGTCGTCGGCACGCCCGGTCGCATCATGGACCACATGGAGCGCGGCTACCTGAAGCTCGACGAACTGAACACGCTGGTCCTCGACGAAGCTGACCGCATGCTCGACATGGGCTTCCATGACGACATCGCCTTCGTGGCCAAGCGCTGCCCGACGCAGCGCCAGACCTTGCTGTTTTCGGCGACCTATCCAGAAGGCATCGCCCAGCTCGCCAAGCAGTTTTTGCGTCAGCCGCAGGAGGTCAAGCTCCTCGAGCAGCACGAAGAAACAAAGATTCGCCAGCGCTTCTACGAGGTTAAGGACGACGAGCGCCTGGATGCTGTCGTGCGCCTGCTCAAGCATTACCGCCCGGTCAGCACGCTGGCCTTCTGCAATACCAAGCAGCAGTGCCGCGATCTGGTTAATGTGCTGCGCCACGCCGGCATTCATGCGCTGACGCTGAACGGCGATCTGGAACAGCGCGAGCGGGATCAGGTGTTGATCCAGTTCGCCAACCGCAGTTGCTCGGTGCTCGTGGCGACCGATGTGGCGGCGCGCGGTCTCGATATCGACCAGCTGGAAGCGGTCATCAACGTGGACGTGACGCCCGATCCGGAAATCCACATTCACCGCATTGGCCGTACCGGCCGCGGCGACGAGGAAGGCTGGGCGCTGAGTTTGTGCAGTTCCGGAGATCGGCGCCGCGTGGCGACCATCGCCGAAATGATGAAGTGCAAGCTCGACGTCCTCGACTTGAAGACAGTGGAAGTTACCGACGACTCACCGCTCGTGCCGCCGATGTCTACGCTACTCATGCTCGGCGGGCGCAAGGACAAGATTCGTCCCGGCGACGTCATGGGTGCGCTGGCCGGTGAGGCTGGCCTGACCCGCGAACAGGTCGGCAAGATCACGGTGACCGATCAGAGCACCTACGTCGCCGTGGCGCGTGCCGTCGCCAAGGAAACGGTGCGCAAGCTGTCGGCCGGCAAGGTCAAGGGCAAGACAGTCAAGGTGCGGATTCTGACCAATTAA